TGGGTCTTCCTTTCCCTTGTGGGAGGCGCTGAGCCGCCGGTCATGAGGTCATATGAAAATAGGTAAGTGCGGGTGAGGCACTCGTGACTTCAAGGTGAGGGACTAGGCCGACGAGGTGTGCTGCATTGCCCGTTCAGCCATGGCACGCATGCAGTTGCGGCAAATGTTTTTACCCCGGAAGTTTTCGACATCCGAAGCATCTCCGCAAAAAATACAAGCGGGTTCGTATTTCCGGAAAATAATCTTGTCGCCGTCAACGTAAATTTCTAAAGAATCTTTCTCTTCAATGTCAAGGGTTCGACGCAACTCGATAGGGATCACAACGCGTCCCAGTTCATCCACTTTACGAACGATACCCGTCGATTTCATCAACGGTACCTCCCTCCGAAAGTACGCAGCCAAAGGCTGCAAGACCTAAGAAGACGGTACCAGCCGTACCATTAAGTGTCAACTGTCAAAACGCATGAGACCAGGTGGGTATTTCTTCCTGGCGGCAGGCTGGGAAGAAGGTCCGGAACCCATTGTTTGACACCGGGTGGGGCCGTTGGTATATTCGGAACCAAACTGA
The sequence above is drawn from the Sphingobacteriaceae bacterium genome and encodes:
- a CDS encoding AbrB/MazE/SpoVT family DNA-binding domain-containing protein — protein: MKSTGIVRKVDELGRVVIPIELRRTLDIEEKDSLEIYVDGDKIIFRKYEPACIFCGDASDVENFRGKNICRNCMRAMAERAMQHTSSA